From Corvus cornix cornix isolate S_Up_H32 chromosome 1A, ASM73873v5, whole genome shotgun sequence, a single genomic window includes:
- the LOC104696394 gene encoding histone H1.01, with translation MSETAPAAAPDAPAPGAKAAAKKPKKAASGSKARKPAGPSVTELITKAVSASKERKGLSLAALKKALAAGGYDVEKNNSRIKLGLKSLVSKGTLVQTKGTGASGSFRLNKKPGEVKEKAPKKRAPAAKPKKPAAKKPASAAKKPKKAAAVKKSPKKAKKPAAAAAKKAVKSPKKAAKAGRPKKAVKSPAKAKAVKPKAAKPKAAKPKAAKAKKAAPKKK, from the coding sequence ATGTCCGAGaccgctcccgccgccgcccccgaTGCGCCCGCGCCCGGCGCCAAGGCCGCCGCCAAGAAGCCGAAGAAGGCGGCGAGCGGCTCCAAAGCCCGCAAGCCCGCGGGGCCCAGCGTCACCGAGCTGATCACCAAGGCCGTGTCCGCCTCCAAGGAGCGCAAGGGGCTCTCCCTCGCCGCGCTCAAGAAGGCGCTGGCCGCGGGCGGCTACGATGTGGAGAAGAACAACAGCCGCATCAAGCTGGGGCTCAAGAGCCTCGTCAGCAAGGGCACCCTGGTGCAGACCAAGGGCACCGGCGCCTCCGGCTCCTTCCGCCTCAACAAGAAACCCggagaagtaaaagaaaaagctccCAAGAAAAGAGCGCCTGCAGCCAAGCCCAAGAAGCCGGCGGCTAAGAAGCCCGCCAGCGCCGCCAAGAAGCCCAAGAAAGCGGCGGCGGTGAAGAAGAGCCCCAAGAAGGCCAAGAAGCCGGCAGCTGCAGCGGCCAAGAAAGCAGTCAAGAGCCCCAAGAAAGCCGCAAAGGCCGGCCGCCCCAAGAAGGCCGTGAAGAGCCCGGCTAAGGCGAAAGCGGTGAAGCCCAAAGCAGCCAAGCCTAAGGCAGCCAAACCCAAAGCAGCCAAGGCAAAGAAGGCGGCGCCCAAAAAGAAGTAA
- the LOC104696392 gene encoding histone H2B 1/2/3/4/6 has translation MPEPAKSAPAPKKGSKKAVTKTQKKGDKKRKKSRKESYSIYVYKVLKQVHPDTGISSKAMGIMNSFVNDIFERIAGEASRLAHYNKRSTITSREIQTAVRLLLPGELAKHAVSEGTKAVTKYTSSK, from the coding sequence ATGCCTGAGCCGGCCAAGTCCGCCCCCGCGCCCAAGAAGGGCTCCAAGAAGGCGGTCACCAAGACGCAGAAGAAAGGGGATAAGAAGCGTAAGAAGAGCCGCAAGGAGAGCTACTCGATCTACGTGTACAAGGTGCTGAAGCAGGTGCACCCCGACACGGGCATCTCGTCTAAGGCCATGGGCATCATGAACTCCTTCGTCAACGACATCTTCGAGCGCATCGCCGGCGAGGCGTCGCGCCTGGCGCACTACAACAAGCGCTCCACCATCACGTCGCGGGAGATCCAGACGGCCgtgcggctgctgctgcccggcGAGCTGGCCAAGCACGCCGTGTCCGAGGGCACCAAGGCTGTCACCAAGTACACCAGCTCCAAGTAG
- the LOC104696391 gene encoding LOW QUALITY PROTEIN: histone H2A-IV (The sequence of the model RefSeq protein was modified relative to this genomic sequence to represent the inferred CDS: deleted 2 bases in 1 codon), with amino-acid sequence MSGRGKQGGKARAKAKSRSSRAGLQFPVGRVHRLLRKGNYAERVGAGAPVYLAAVLEYLTAEILELAGNAARDNKKTRIIPRHLQLAIRNDEELNKLLKVTIAQGGVLPNIQAVLLPKKTDSHKAKAK; translated from the exons ATGTCCGGCCGGGGCAAGCAGGGCGGGAAGGCGCGCGCCAAGGCCAAGTCGCGCTCGTCGCGGGCCGGGCTGCAGTTCCCCGTGGGCCGCGTGCACCGGCTGCTGCGCAAGGGCAACTACGCGGAGCGCGTGGGCGCCGGCGCCCCGGTGTACCTGGCGGCCGTGCTGGAGTACCTGACGGCCGAGATCCTGGAGCTGGCGGGCAACGCGGCCCGCGACAACAAGAAGACGCGCATCATCCCCCGCCACCTGCAGCTCGCCATCCGCAACGACGAGGAGCTCAACAAGCTGCTG AAGGTGACGATCGCGCAGGGCGGCGTGCTGCCCAACATCCAGGCCGTGCTGCTGCCCAAGAAGACCGACAGCCACAAGGCTAAAGCCAA GTGA
- the LOC104696390 gene encoding histone H2B 1/2/3/4/6 gives MPEPAKSAPAPKKGSKKAVTKTQKKGDKKRKKSRKESYSIYVYKVLKQVHPDTGISSKAMGIMNSFVNDIFERIAGEASRLAHYNKRSTITSREIQTAVRLLLPGELAKHAVSEGTKAVTKYTSSK, from the coding sequence ATGCCTGAGCCGGCCAAGTCCGCCCCCGCGCCCAAGAAGGGCTCCAAGAAGGCGGTCACCAAGACGCAAAAGAAAGGGGACAAGAAGCGCAAGAAGAGCCGCAAGGAGAGTTACTCGATCTACGTGTACAAGGTGCTGAAGCAGGTGCACCCCGACACGGGCATCTCGTCCAAGGCCATGGGCATCATGAACTCCTTCGTCAACGACATCTTTGAGCGCATCGCCGGCGAGGCGTCGCGCCTGGCGCACTACAACAAGCGCTCCACCATCACGTCGCGGGAGATCCAGACGGCCgtgcggctgctgctgcccggcGAGCTGGCCAAGCACGCCGTGTCCGAGGGCACCAAGGCTGTCACCAAGTACACCAGCTCCAAGTAG
- the LOC120411983 gene encoding histone H3, whose translation MARTKQTARKSTGGKAPRKQLATKAARKSAPATGGVKKPHRYRPGTVALREIRRYQKSTELLIRKLPFQRLVREIAQDFKTDLRFQSSAVMALQEASEAYLVGLFEDTNLCAIHAKRVTIMPKDIQLARRIRGERA comes from the coding sequence ATGGCGCGCACGAAGCAGACGGCGCGTAAGTCGACAGGCGGCAAGGCGCCCCGCAAGCAGCTGGCCACCAAGGCGGCCCGCAAGAGCGCGCCGGCCACGGGCGGCGTCAAGAAGCCGCACCGCTACCGGCCCGGCACGGTGGCGCTGCGCGAGATCCGGCGCTACCAGAAGTCCACGGAGCTGCTGATCCGCAAGCTGCCCTTCCAGCGCCTGGTGCGCGAGATCGCGCAGGACTTCAAGACCGACCTGCGCTTCCAGAGCTCGGCCGTGATGGCGCTGCAGGAGGCCAGCGAGGCCTACCTGGTGGGTCTCTTCGAGGACACCAACCTGTGCGCCATCCACGCCAAGCGCGTCACCATCATGCCCAAGGACATCCAGCTGGCCCGCCGCATCCGCGGCGAGCGCGCTTAa